The genomic interval TACCGGAACATGCCGGAGAAGAGCCGCCCGGTGGCGACGACCCGCCAGCCGGCCCGCTCGACGATCCGGCAGAGCGAGTAGCCGTCGAAGTAGGAGACGTGCGGATAGATCACCTCCCAGCCGGCGGTGCCCAGGTCGTAGCCGGCGTCCGGTACCTCCAGGTAGCCGTGGACCGGCCGGTCGCCGGCCAGCTCGCGGAGCCGGACGAGGAAGGCGTACGGGTCGTCCAGGTGCTCGAACCAGTGCCGGGAGGTGACCAGGTCGAAGGCGGGAGTGTCGGCGTCCAGCGGGGCGTGGCCCCGGACGAAGGTCGCGCCGGAGGGGTCCGGGCCGGGCGGGCCGGCGTACATCGCGTCGTAGCCGACACCCCGGCAACCGGCGACGTGGCACAGCTCGCGGAGGAACTCGCCCTGACCGCAGCCGACGTCCAGCACCGTACCGCCGCGCAGCGGGAACCGCCCGGCGAGGTGCTTGACCAGTTCCGCCGAGAAGACGCCGAAGGCGGGCGAGTGGTGCAGGTTGGTGTCCATGGTGGTGTCGTAGACCAGAACGGCCGGGTCGAAGGCGAGGTTGCGGACGTACCCGCATTCCGGGCAGTACGCCAGCCACATCCGGCCGAGCGGACTCGCCAGCGCCTCGGCCCGGCTGGCCCAGTGCACCCCGCAGTAGACCGGGATCTCGCCCAGGTCGGCGAAGGGCACCAGGTCGTGCCGCCCGCAGGCCGTGCACCGGTGCACCGGCTGCCGGCCGCCGGAGCCCTCGGCACCGGTCACCGTGCCCTCCAGCGCAGCTCGGCGTCGAGCCGACCCGCCTCGATCAGCGCCCGGATCCGGCGCAGCCGCTGGTGCCGCTCGCCCCGGAACGACTCGATGGTCAGCCCGTACCGCTGGTACGCCTCGACCAGCTCCTCGATCCCCTTGCGTACCGTCCAGCGGGGCCGGAAGCCCGGCACCTCGGCGGCGACCAGGTCGCAGCTCACCCGGTAGTTGCGGGTGTCCGCCGAGGCGCCACCGGCGAAGGTGACCCGGGAGCCCGGCACCACCTCGGCGACGAGTTCGGCGACGTCCCGGATCAGGTAGTTCTCCCCGGTGACCCCGATGTTGTACGCCCGGCCGTGCACCCGCTCCCGGGGCGCTTCGAGCAGGGCCAGGAAGGCCGCGCAGATGTCCTCGGCGTGCACCAGCGGCCGCCAGGCCGAGCCGTCGGAGAGCAGCCGTACCTCGCCGGTGAGCAGGGCGTGCGCGGTGAGGTCGTTGACCACCAGGTCGCCGCGGAGCCGGGGCGAGAAGCCGTACGCGGTGGCGTTGCGCAGGAAGACCGGGGAGAAGTCGTCGTCGACGAGCGCCGCGACGTCCAGCTCGGCCCGGATCTTCGACTCGCCGTACGGGGTGACCGGCGCGAAGCCGGCCGTCTCGTCCAGCGGCCGGTCGTCGGTGCCCGCCCCGTAGAGGCTGCACGAGGAGGAGAAGAGGAACCGGCTCACCCGGGCGGCCTTGGCGGCCTCGGCCAGCCGTACCGTCGCCCGGTGGTTGACCTCGTACGTCAGCTGAGGATTGAGGTTGCCGATCGGGTCGTTGCAGAGCGCGGCGAGATGGCAGACCGCGTCGAACCCGGCGAGCTGCTCCGCGCCGACGTCCCGCAGGTCCAGCGGGAGGGAGGGTACGGCCGCCGGTGCGGGACCGAGTAGGCAGTCGGAGAAGTAATCGGTGTCCAGGCCGGTCACGTCGTGCCCGGCGGCGCGCAGCATCGGGGTGAGTACGCCGCCGAGGTAACCATGGTGGCCGGTCACGAGAACACGCACGGCAAAGCTCCCGTCGTCGCCCGGGTGAGAAGGCGAGTTTATGGGTGGCCCACTGACCGGCCGGGCTATTGTCGGACTTTTTACTCAAGCGCTCCCGCCGCGCCGGAGTGCTGGTTAGCGTGGCGCGCAGGCGGGCGGGCGCCGCGCCGGTATTCCGATCATATCGGGGTGGGTGGGGCATGACCGATGCCAAATGCCGGCTGTGTGCGGCGGCATTGACCGAAACGTTTGTCGACCTCGGCATGTCGCCGCTCTGCGAGAGCTATCTCGACGCCGACCGGCTGGATTCGGCCGAGACGTTCTATCCACTGCACGTCCGAATCTGTTCCACCTGTCTGCTCGTGCAACTTCCGGCGTACGTGTCCGGAGAGGAAATCTTTTCCGACTATGCCTATTTCTCGTCGTATTCCGACTCGTGGGTGGCGCACGCCAGGCGGTACGCGGACACGATGACCGAGGCGCTCGGGCTCGGGCCGGACAGCCTGGTGACCGAGGTGGCGAGCAACGACGGGTACCTGCTCCAGCACTTCGTCGCCAGCGGCGTGCCGGTGCTCGGGGTGGAGCCGGCCGGCAACGTCGCCGAGGTGGCCCGGCGCCGGGGCATCCGGACCGAGGTGCGGTTCCTGGGCGCCGAGACCGGTGCCGAGCTGGCCCAGCGCTACGGCCGGGCCGACCTGGTGGCGGCCAACAACGTCTACGCGCACGTGCCGGACCTGATCGGCTTCACCGCCGGACTGGCCGCGCTGGTCAAGCCGACCGGGCTGGTCACCTGCGAGGTGCCGCACCTGCTCCGGCTGATCGAGCGCCGGCAGTACGACACCATTTACCACGAGCACTATCAGTACCTGACGCTGCGTACGGCGATGCGCGCGCTGGCCACCGCCGGGCTGATCGTGGTCGACGTGGACGAACTCTCGTCGCACGGCGGTTCGCTGCGGGTGCACGCCCGGCCGGCCGCGGCGGCGGGGGAGCCGTCCGGCAACGTCAAGTCGGTGCTGGACGCCGAGACCGAGGCCGGGCTGCACACCGTCGCCGGGCACCTCGGCTTCGCCGACGCGGTCTTCGAGATCAAGCGGGAGCTGCTCGACTTCCTGCTCACCGCCCGCGCCCAGGGTCTGAAGGTGGTCGGGTACGGGGCGCCGGGCAAGGGCAACACCCTGCTCAACCACTGCGGCATCCGCGCCGACCTGCTCGAATACACCGTGGACCGGAGCCCGCACAAGCAGGGGAAGTTCCTGCCCGGCACGCACATCCCGATCCACCCGCCGGAGCGGATCGCCGAGGACCGTCCCGACTACGTACTCGTGCTGCCGTGGAACCTGCGCACCGAGATCTCCGCGCAGCTCGCCTACGTACGCCACTGGGGCGGGCGGCTGGTCTTCCCGATCCCCGCCCTGGAGGTGGTCTGATGAAGGTGGTGCTCTTCTGCGGCGGCCTCGGGATGCGGATGCGCGAGGACGCCGCCTCGGCGCCGAAACCGATGGCGATGATCGGGGACCGCCCGCTGCTCTGGCACGTGATGCGCTACTACGCCCACTTCGGGCACACCGACTTCATCCTCTGCCTCGGCTACGGTGCCGTCGCGGTCAAGGACTACTTCCTCCGGTACGACGAGACGCTCTCCAACGACTTCAGCCTGGCCATGCACGGCCGGGACGTGCGGCTGCACTCGGCCGACATCACCGACTGGAACATCACCTTCATCGACACCGGCCTCGGCACCAGCATCGGCGAGCGGCTGATGCGGGTCCGCAAGTACGTCGAGGACGAGCCGATGTTCCTGGCCAACTACGCGGACACCCTGACCGACGCGCCGCTGCCGGAGATGGTCGACCGGTTCCGCTACACCGACGCGGTGGCCAGCCTGCTCGCCGTACCGGTGCAGTCCACCCACCACGTCATCGACATCGCCCCCGGCGACCAGGTCACCCGGGTACGCCCGATCCGCGAGCTGATGCAGTGGGAGAACGGCGGCTACTTCATCCTCCGCCCGGGGATCTTCGACGTGCTCCGCGAGGGGGAGGACCTGGTGCCGCACGGCTTCGACCGGCTGCTGCCGGAGCAGCGGCTGATCGCCCAGCGCTACACCGGGTTCTGGCGGGCCGCCGACACCTTCAAGGACCGGGCCGAGCTGGAGCAGCTCTACCACTCGGCTCGCTGCCCGTGGATGCTCTGGGACGCCAACCGCAACCGGGGCCGCCGGCCGGCGACGCTGGAACCGGTACTCGCCGCCGCCGGCACCGCCGGGGGAGCCCGCGACCTGGGACTGACCGGCTGATGATGCCGCTGCGCCTCTCCGCGGCCCGCTCGGTGGTGCTGCTCGGGGCACATCCGGACGACATCGAGATCGGCGCCGGTGGGCTGCTGCTCGCCCTCGGCGACGTACCCGGGCTCCGGGTGCACTACGTGCTGCTCACCGGAAGTCCCGCCCGGCAGGCCGAGGCGCGGGCGGCGGCCGCGGCCTTCCTGCCCGCCGCCCGGCTCAGCTTCGCCCTGCACGACCTGCCGGACGGCCGGGTGCCGGCCCGCTGGGGCGAGGCGAAGGAGATCGTGAACGCCGCCGCCGCGACCCTGAACGCCGACCTGGTGCTGGCGCCGAGCCCCGACGACGCGCACCAGGACCACCACACACTCGCCGCCCTGGCGCCCACGTCGTTTCGGGACGCCACGGTGTTGTACTACGAGATTCCCAAGTGGGACGGCGACCTGGGTCGGCGCAACGTCTACCTGCCCCTGACCGAGCAGCGGGTACGCCGCAAGGTCGAGTTGCTGCACGCGAGCTATCCGTCCCAGAAGGCCCGGGACTGGTGGGACGACGAGGTCTTCCTCGGGCTGGCCCGGCTGCGGGGGATGGAGTGCCGATCCCGGTACGCCGAGGCGTTCCGGTGCGAGAAAGCGGTGATCGAGCAGTGACCGAGCTGACCGAGACGACCGGGTCGGGTACCCGGACCAGAGCCTTGTCGGCCTGCCTCTTCGGGGTGCCCGGCGCACACCTGAACCTGGGGGTCGGCGCGCTGCGGGCGGCCACCGTGGG from Plantactinospora sp. BC1 carries:
- a CDS encoding glucose-1-phosphate cytidylyltransferase, whose protein sequence is MKVVLFCGGLGMRMREDAASAPKPMAMIGDRPLLWHVMRYYAHFGHTDFILCLGYGAVAVKDYFLRYDETLSNDFSLAMHGRDVRLHSADITDWNITFIDTGLGTSIGERLMRVRKYVEDEPMFLANYADTLTDAPLPEMVDRFRYTDAVASLLAVPVQSTHHVIDIAPGDQVTRVRPIRELMQWENGGYFILRPGIFDVLREGEDLVPHGFDRLLPEQRLIAQRYTGFWRAADTFKDRAELEQLYHSARCPWMLWDANRNRGRRPATLEPVLAAAGTAGGARDLGLTG
- a CDS encoding NAD(P)-dependent oxidoreductase; protein product: MRVLVTGHHGYLGGVLTPMLRAAGHDVTGLDTDYFSDCLLGPAPAAVPSLPLDLRDVGAEQLAGFDAVCHLAALCNDPIGNLNPQLTYEVNHRATVRLAEAAKAARVSRFLFSSSCSLYGAGTDDRPLDETAGFAPVTPYGESKIRAELDVAALVDDDFSPVFLRNATAYGFSPRLRGDLVVNDLTAHALLTGEVRLLSDGSAWRPLVHAEDICAAFLALLEAPRERVHGRAYNIGVTGENYLIRDVAELVAEVVPGSRVTFAGGASADTRNYRVSCDLVAAEVPGFRPRWTVRKGIEELVEAYQRYGLTIESFRGERHQRLRRIRALIEAGRLDAELRWRAR
- a CDS encoding PIG-L deacetylase family protein codes for the protein MMPLRLSAARSVVLLGAHPDDIEIGAGGLLLALGDVPGLRVHYVLLTGSPARQAEARAAAAAFLPAARLSFALHDLPDGRVPARWGEAKEIVNAAAATLNADLVLAPSPDDAHQDHHTLAALAPTSFRDATVLYYEIPKWDGDLGRRNVYLPLTEQRVRRKVELLHASYPSQKARDWWDDEVFLGLARLRGMECRSRYAEAFRCEKAVIEQ
- a CDS encoding class I SAM-dependent methyltransferase, whose amino-acid sequence is MTGAEGSGGRQPVHRCTACGRHDLVPFADLGEIPVYCGVHWASRAEALASPLGRMWLAYCPECGYVRNLAFDPAVLVYDTTMDTNLHHSPAFGVFSAELVKHLAGRFPLRGGTVLDVGCGQGEFLRELCHVAGCRGVGYDAMYAGPPGPDPSGATFVRGHAPLDADTPAFDLVTSRHWFEHLDDPYAFLVRLRELAGDRPVHGYLEVPDAGYDLGTAGWEVIYPHVSYFDGYSLCRIVERAGWRVVATGRLFSGMFRYVEISVNAAPPATGTALPGAESPGPADRDRQLASIAGFADRHAAERERWRSTIDRLVAAGDRPVLWGAGSRGVQFLHLADPDGRLAAVVDVNPRKWGRYLPVTGHQVRDPATLAGSGTRSVIITNPAYRDEIDAALRQLGVRAELLVA
- a CDS encoding class I SAM-dependent methyltransferase, whose protein sequence is MTDAKCRLCAAALTETFVDLGMSPLCESYLDADRLDSAETFYPLHVRICSTCLLVQLPAYVSGEEIFSDYAYFSSYSDSWVAHARRYADTMTEALGLGPDSLVTEVASNDGYLLQHFVASGVPVLGVEPAGNVAEVARRRGIRTEVRFLGAETGAELAQRYGRADLVAANNVYAHVPDLIGFTAGLAALVKPTGLVTCEVPHLLRLIERRQYDTIYHEHYQYLTLRTAMRALATAGLIVVDVDELSSHGGSLRVHARPAAAAGEPSGNVKSVLDAETEAGLHTVAGHLGFADAVFEIKRELLDFLLTARAQGLKVVGYGAPGKGNTLLNHCGIRADLLEYTVDRSPHKQGKFLPGTHIPIHPPERIAEDRPDYVLVLPWNLRTEISAQLAYVRHWGGRLVFPIPALEVV